A single window of Gossypium arboreum isolate Shixiya-1 chromosome 13, ASM2569848v2, whole genome shotgun sequence DNA harbors:
- the LOC108465251 gene encoding histone-lysine N-methyltransferase ASHR3 yields the protein MPGLGNLSHSSSLSLSPCPNLKLLSVDSADSIDAFDSPTLKTLPVNCKWDQRLVPKRANCNGNGIRVLKKVKKGSNGKALQDYLRDWVHRKMESGLPKSCYFLPFLVGAKRLVECLDCHKLIYPGEEVLCSVRGCQGVYHKTCAEESFRMSNPKKFQCPQHVCFVCRQRLQWRCVCCTMASHDKCSPWPDAVIHLKDKPGRAICWRHPTNWRLDKKHADPATEIQEIFCQLPLPYMDEEFKLDLTWRDLIENKLVPPPYVHIKRNVYLVKKKRDDVVDDIGCTSCSSTCSEDCVCRVQCISCSKACRCPESCTNRPFSKEKKIRIVKTELCGWGVEAAEPIKKGDFVIEYIGEVIDDAQCEKRLWDMKHKGVKNFYMCEIRKDFTIDATFKGNTSRFLNHSCDPNCVLEKWQVEGETRVGVFAARSIKVGEPLTYDYRFVQFGPEVRCHCGASNCQGYLGTKRKIVKLDLCWGSKRRRTSTACLAIITV from the exons ATGCCTGGCCTTGGAAATCTTTCTCACTCttcatctctctctctctctccttgCCCTAATTTGAAGCTTCTTTCTGTTGACTCTGCCGATTCTATTGATGCTTTTGACTCTCCCACGCTCAAAACCCTACCCGTAAACTGTAAGTGGGACCAGAGATTGGTCCCAAAACGCGCGAACTGTAATGGGAATGGGATAAGGGTTTTGAAGAAGGTGAAGAAAGGGTCTAATGGTAAAGCTTTGCAGGATTATTTGAGGGATTGGGTTCATAGGAAGATGGAATCTGGTCTCCCCAAGTCCTGCTATTTTCTTCCGTTTCTCGTTGGGGCTAAGAGATTG GTTGAATGTCTTGATTGCCATAAGCTCATCTATCCTGGGGAAGAGGTCCTATGCTCAGTTCGTGGTTGTCAAGGAGTTTATCACAAAACATGTGCCGAAGAAAGTTTTAGGATGTCCAACCCAAAAAAATTCCAGTGTCCACAGCAT GTATGCTTCGTTTGCAGACAGAGATTACAATGGCGATGTGTATGTTGTACAATGGCATCTCATGATAAGTGCTCCCCATGGCCGGATGCAGTGATTCATTTGAAGGACAAACCAGGGAGAGCAATTTGTTGGAGGCATCCAACTAATTGGCGACTAGATAAGAAG CATGCAGATCCAGCAACTGAAATACAG GAAATTTTCTGTCAGTTGCCATTACCTTACATGGATGAGGAGTTCAAGCTTGACTTGACATGGAGAGATTTAATAGAGAATAAGTTGGTGCCACCTCCTTATGTCCACATCAAACGCA ATGTTTACCTAGTGAAGAAGAAGCGTGATGATGTTGTTGATGATATTGGATGTACAAGTTGCAGTTCCACATGCTCTGAGGATTGTGTATGCAG AGTTCAATGCATAAGCTGCTCAAAGGCTTGCCGCTGTCCTGAATCTTGCACCAACAGACCATTTAGCAAGGAGAAAAAGATTAGAATTGTCAAG ACTGAACTTTGTGGTTGGGGAGTAGAGGCAGCTGAACCTATTAAAAAAGGAGATTTTGTAATTGAGTATATTGGGGAAG TTATTGATGATGCTCAATGTGAAAAGAGGCTTTGGGACATGAAACACAAAGGGGTGAAGAATTTTTACATGTGCGAAATTCGAAAAGATTTCACAATTGATGCAACTTTCAAAGGCAATACATCTCGTTTCCTAAATCACAGCTGTGATCCCAATTGTGTTTTGGAGAAGTG GCAAGTTGAAGGGGAGACCCGTGTTGGGGTGTTTGCTGCTCGTTCAATCAAAGTTGGTGAGCCACTGACATATGACTACAG ATTTGTGCAATTTGGACCAGAAGTGAGGTGCCATTGTGGTGCATCCAATTGTCAAGGTTATCTTGGGACCAAACGAAAGATTGTTAAACTGGATCTATGCTGGGGGTCCAAACGCAGGAGAACTTCAACCGCCTGCTTAGCCATCATAACTGTATAG